The DNA region tgaaaaacttcgcttgctaaccttttctgtgtaaagttatatccaattttaaaactttgttgctatgacgacATAACATTGTAAACCACATGACCATAAAAACTATAATTAACAACAACTTTACAGCCcaatatttttttaacagaagaattaagtgctttcataaagttataaaattatgcttcacaattctgcctttaaaccctacaaatattggccccattcacttccattgtaagtgccccattgtaaccttgatttttggatggatgagtctaaatgattattattattttacaatccaggagagactgtgggaggtgctgctggagtacggggtgggggggttcccttcttagggcgatccaatccttgtatgtccaaagcgagagctgtgttcGGGTCCTcagcacgaagtcgagttcattccatgtgggggttggtctccgccaaggctgcgctttgtcaccaatcctgtttgtgatagtcatggacaggatatcgaggcgtagtcgggctggggatctcatcgctgctttttgcagatgatgtagtcttcatgtcatcatctgtccgtgaccttcagctctcactggatcgcttggcagtcaagtgtgaagcggctgggatgaggattaacacctctaaatctgaggccatggttctcagcaggaaaccgatggagtgcatactccaggtagggaaggaggtattgctccaagtgaaggagttcaagtaccctaaagccatcctagttgtatatgactttcttctttcagccaaacacaatcagagttatataaaaaaaatattctggctcttccaagctttataattggaatgaatggtaccttagagtttgaagcccaaaaaagcgcatccatacggctccagggggttaataaaacccttctgaagtgaagcgatgcgtttttgtgagaaaaatatccatatttataactttataaactataatcactggcttctggtaacggCCATCCACGTGTTCACGAGGGAGTCGAGTTCCAGCATATGACAAAGGCGAGCATAAGCTCAGGTGAGAATTGACTAACACGGAAGCACAGAGGATGGAGGAAGCCAGTTAACGTGCGggcggccgttaccggaagccagtgattatagtttataaagttataaatatggatatatttcttacaaaaacgcatcgcttcatgtcagaaggcctttattaacgcCGTGAAGCCAGATGATTGCTTTTTTAATGGATGGATGCGccatttttgggcttcaaaatctaaggtaccattcactccgaTTATAAAGCTTAGAAGAGGCAGgatgtttttttaatataactccgattgtgtttggctaaacgaagaaagtcatatacacctaggatggcttgatggtgagtaaattatgggatcatttacattttgggtgaattaaccctttaatttgcttcttaACGCACTGTAATACCAGGGAACAAACAGGGCATACACATACAGTGGGGATGTGAGGAACAgagtcaaaactgatgcactaaaaaaaatacaaatcttttgACAGAATTTGACagacagcatttggaattatcaGACAATGTTTCTAAAATCGGGTTTAGTGATTGTTGGTGCCCCACCAGAAATTATGACCCCGAGACGCCACtgctttccatgaaaaaatatataaaaaatagcttaaagcacctttaagtTAGTACAAGTTGCCACTCTTGACatgaaaaacatttacataaatgaaTAACACTATATGCCAGACAAAACAAACCGATATTAAATCAGCTAGATCAAATGGTGAcctgacaaaacaaaacttataAGAAATACACACCGCACATTCACATCACACAGCAGCAGCAGCCAGCTCGTGCACGTGGAATGCTGTCAAACGCAGGCGCGCGCACAAGGGGCGTAGTCTAAAGTCACGGTACGCGTGGCTGGACCTATCAGAAGCAGGTGACGGACCGTTTGAGTTCAAAACTGAAGCGGCGCCAGTATAGGAAAACGCCGACCCCGCACCACACAAAGATTATACGCGAATTATTCCACGTTGAATTCACCTTTTTCCGAGAATGACTTCAGCGAAAAGGCAGATTTACTATTCCGACAAATATACGGACGAGGAATATGAATACAGGTGAGGAAATGTTACTCGTTTAACACTTCACTTCAGTTCACTTCAGTTCACTTCATTATGTAATTTTAAGTACCTTAAAAACGTCAGAATGTGTTTGTGAATTGTCTGTTTAAAGCTTACTTTCTGGAGTGCGGTCGTGTTATCCAGGTTGAGTCGCCTGATAGACTTGCTAGTTAAAGTGAATAAACTAGCTATTAGTTTCAGTCAAACTAACACTTGTTTTTCCCTCTTCTGGCACATAGACACGTTATGCTTCCCAAACAGCTTTCCAAACTGGTGCCTTCCTCCCATCTAATGTCAGAAGAGGAATGGAGAGGACTGGGAGTCCAGCAAAGTCAGGGTTGGATCCATTACATGATGCACAAACCAGGTTAGTAATTGGGTTGAAATATAACAAGTCTATAAACGTATGTTTTATCCAACATTAAgaatttaggttaaaatgtacatgtatataagGGAAAAAAATCTTAAGTATCGGATAtacttgttttcatttgattctgtTACTGGCCACTATTTTACTTTTTCACTGATTTTAATtgctaatacattttaaacatttgatcCTGTGATACAAACAtttctacaaaaataaaaactacaaataTTCTATGATAAGCTATGAGGTTATGAAAACTATATACATtaagtttaaaagaaaaaaataagataaatacTGCTTGAAACAAACCATATGCCTCTAGGCAAGATTTTAAGTCGCAGCCCAAGTTTGATGACCatattaaaaatactaataaatttAA from Xyrauchen texanus isolate HMW12.3.18 chromosome 50, RBS_HiC_50CHRs, whole genome shotgun sequence includes:
- the LOC127641441 gene encoding cyclin-dependent kinases regulatory subunit 1-like; this translates as MTSAKRQIYYSDKYTDEEYEYRHVMLPKQLSKLVPSSHLMSEEEWRGLGVQQSQGWIHYMMHKPEPHILLFRRPLPKE